A window from Anser cygnoides isolate HZ-2024a breed goose chromosome 1, Taihu_goose_T2T_genome, whole genome shotgun sequence encodes these proteins:
- the PHLDB2 gene encoding pleckstrin homology-like domain family B member 2 isoform X5, with product MMPNRSNISSFQNVGSDSSKIMAEYSHTQNQMELQNTSLGKGSVANSLENGLQDIMENLNTKKYSSSLKFKTNGDYAGSYLTLSQPVAVKPNPSTSVKNTHSVTKIQGGKLFPCESPYLPDKSFSVKHLSSVSGTSPSLSGYSLGRTDFDIHANRENEKSLGHMDKFYYSKYSQKNKSYDNVYFPGMLDTKKISGSLLTMWNGSSGSELMLSPVSNSGAASMPSSPKQGRRMNIEDSLALHAKPVKHKDVMMETLGSRPRKYSGGSLSHMGMYSRSLPRLHKSTESQLVPLSLPPRNSLGNTKRKKLGEKDLPQNALDADNYLNFSSCSSGVSPHASSVSGNNPYVSSTLSVPASPRIAKKMLLASSSSFIPDDFDRLGLSGTSPSSSFSPVDFDRSFSVRRNLSTSSMEFDDTDLESYRQTPNSLQTSVRERKNSISSISGREDLMDYHRRQREERLREQEMERLERQRLETILNLCAEYSKSDSDPAATTTVADVQKINKELEKLQLSDEDSVFEDSQMNLETRFRNHLKSSASDSDFSEPSNHSRSSTAFLSSRGLRADEHFNENMKPPPLAAPGFLKDSTESSYLSITPKIPECTSDEQRGQELTRMEEERIVILNNLEELEQKIKDLNDQMDESSRELDMECALLDGEQKSETTELLKEKEILDHLNRKIAELERNVIGEKTKDADLLDIESKHFEDLEFQQLEHESRLDEEKENLTQQLLREVAEYQRSIVSRKEKISALKKQANHIVQQAQREQDHFVKEKNNLIMMLQREKENLCNLEKKYSMLSGGKGFPVSPNSLKEGYISVSEISELYGNSTNISPSTQPPTDADAVSTEPSTAVLTSQPQNKEHFRNLEERKKQHRECMYMSDTLPRKKTAPTVSPHFNSATLGRSVTSKGHLPLGQSNSCGSVLPHCLATMTKESESRRMHKGYNHQRICENQRQKSPEFYSRTASESNVYLNSFHYPDRSYKDHAFDTLSLDSSDSMETSISACSPDNISSASTSNVARIEEMERLLKQAHAEKTRLLESREREMEAKKRALEEEKRRREQLEKRLEEETSQRQKLIEKEVKIREKQRAQARPLTRYLPIRKEDFDLRSHIETAGHNIETCYHVSLTEKTCRGFLIKMGGKIKTWKKRWFVFDRNKRTFTYYADKHETKLKGVIYFQAIEEVYYDHLKNAYKSPNPLLTFSVKTHDRIYYMVAPTPEAMRIWMDVIVTGAEGYTHFML from the exons ATTCCAGTAAGATTATGGCAGAGTATAGCCACACACAAAACCAGATGGAATTACAAAATACTAGTTTGGGAAAGGGTTCTGTGGCGAATTCCCTTGAAAATGGTCTCCAGGATATTATGGAAAACCTCAACACGAAGAAATATTCATCAAGtctcaaatttaaaacaaacgGGGACTATGCTGGTTCTTATTTAACCCTTTCACAACCTGTGGCAGTTAAACCCAATCCTTCCACCAGTGTTAAAAACACACACTCTGTTACCAAAATTCAGGGAGGCAAGCTGTTCCCTTGCGAAAGCCCGTATCTTCCAGATAAAAGCTTCTCTGTAAAGCATTTGAGCTCTGTATCGGGCACATCTCCATCCCTCAGTGGGTACAGTTTAGGAAGGACAGACTTTGATATTCATGccaacagagaaaatgaaaaatctcttGGGCACATGGATAAGTTTTACTACTCCAAGTATagccagaaaaacaaatcataTGACAATGTCTACTTCCCAGGAATGCTGGACACGAAGAAGATCTCGGGCTCTCTTCTCACAATGTGGAATGGCAGCTCAGGGAGCGAGCTGATGCTTTCCCCTGTTAGCAATTCAGGGGCAGCCAGCATGCCTTCAAGCCCAAAGCAAGGCAGGAGGATGAATATTGAAGACAGCCTAGCGCTTCATGCAAAGCCAGTTAAACACAAGGATGTGATGATGGAGACTCTGGGTTCACGACCTAGGAAATACTCTGGTGGATCTCTAAGTCATATGGGAATGTACAGCCGTTCCCTACCCAGGCTTCATAAATCAACAGAAAGCCAGCTGGTGCCGTTAAGTTTGCCCCCAAGAAACTCTCTGGGTaacactaaaaggaaaaaacttgGAGAAAAGGATCTACCTCAGAATGCTTTAGATGCTGACAATTACCTGAATTTTTCTTCGTGCAGCTCAGGGGTTTCACCACATGCAAGTTCTGTTTCTGGGAATAATCCCTATGTTAGTTCGACTCTTAGTGTTCCTGCAAGCCCTCGAATCgctaaaaaaatgcttttagcaTCTTCTTCCTCATTTATTCCAGATGATTTTGATAGACTTGGACTCTCAGGAACAAGTCCCAGTAGTTCGTTCTCCCCTGTGGATTTTGACAGATCGTTCTCTGTCAGAAGAAACCTCTCCACCAGTTCCATGGAATTTGATGACACTGATTTGGAAAGTTACAGACAGACGCCCAACTCGCTGCAAACTTCTGTGAGAGAGCGGAAGAACAGCATCAGCTCCATTTCGGGGAGAGAAGACCTCATGGACTACcacaggaggcagagggaggagCGGCTTCGGGAGCAGGAGATGGAACGCCtg GAACGACAGCGGCTGGAGACGATCCTCAATTTGTGTGCAGAATACTCCAAATCTGACAGTGACCCCGCTGCAACTACGACAGTAGCCGATGTTcaaaaaattaacaaagaaCTTGAAAAGCTTCAGCTATCAGACGAGGACTCAGTGTTCGAAGACTCGCAGATGAATCTGGAAACGAGGTTTAGAAACCACTTGAAATCATCTGCAAGTGATTCAGATTTCTCGGAACCAAGTAACCACAGTCgcagcagcactgctttcctttcctcccgAGGGCTGAGAGCTGACGAGCACTTCAACGAAAACATGAAGCCTCCTCCTTTAGCTGCTCCTGGCTTCCTGAAGGATTCCACTGAATCTTCGTACCTAAGTATCACACCAAAG ATACCGGAATGCACAAGTGATGAGCAAAGAGGGCAGGAGCTCACTCGAATGGAGGAGGAGCGCATAGTAATACTAAACAACTTGGAAGAACTTGAACAAAAGATCAAAGATTTAAATGACCAGATGGATGAATCCTCGAGAGAG TTGGATATGGAATGTGCCCTTTTGGATGGGGAACAGAAATCTGAAACAACAGAGctgctgaaagagaaggaaatattgGATCATCTAAACAGAAAGATAGCTGAGCTGGAGAGAAATGTTATTGGTGAAAAGACAAAG GATGCTGATCTATTGGACATAGAAAGCAAACACTTTGAAGATTTGGAATTTCAGCAGCTTGAACATGAAAGCAGATtagatgaagagaaagaaaatctgacaCAACAGCTCCTGCGTGAAGTAGCTGAATATCAGCGTAGCATTGTCAGTAGAAAG gAAAAGATTTCTGCTCTCAAAAAACAAGCTAATCATATTGTCCAACAAGCACAAAGAGAACAAGATCAttttgtaaaagagaaaaataacctAATAATGATGCTGCAAAGG gaaaaagagaatctctgtaatctggaaaagaaatattccatGCTTTCTGGAGGAAAGGGATTTCCTGTAAGTCCCAATAGTCTAAAAGAG GGCTATATCAGTGTAAGTGAAATTAGTGAGCTGTATGGCAATTCCACGAATATATCCCCTTCCACTCAGCCCCCCACAGATGCTGACGCAGTTTCCACTGAGCCTTCCACGGCTGTGCTGACGAGCCAGCCACAAAATAAAGAG catttcagaaatctGGAAGAGCGAaagaagcagcacagggaaTGCATGTACATGAGTGATACTTTGCCTCGCAAGAAAACAGCTCCGACTGTATCACCACACTTCAACAGCGCTACTCTTGGACGAAGCGTTACATCTAAA GGACATTTACCATTAGGACAGAGCAACAGCTGTGGCAGTGTGCTTCCTCACTGCTTGGCAACCATGACCAAAGAGTCAGAATCAAGAAGAATGCACAAAG GGTATAATCATCAACGTATATGTGAAAACCAAAGGCAGAAATCTCCTGAATTCTACAGCAGAACAGCATCCGAATCTAACGTGTATTTGAATAGCTTCCATTACCCAGATCGTAGCTACAAGGACCATGCCTTTGATACATTAAGCTTGGACAGTTCTGACAGTATGGAGACAAGCATATCAGCATGTTCACCAGATAACATTTCCAG TGCTAGCACTTCAAATGTTGCAAGAATAGAAGAGATGGAGAGACTTCTGAAACAAGCACATGCTGAAAAGACTAGGCTGCTTGAATCCAGg GAGCGGGAGATGGAAGCTAAAAAACGTGCTCTGGAAGAAGAGAAACGCCGCAGAGAGCAACTGGAAAAAAGATTGGAAGAAGAAACTAGCCAGAGGCAAAAACTAATTGAAAAAGAAGTCAAGATACGTGAGAAACAAAGAGCACAG GCTCGTCCCTTGACTCGCTATTTGCCCATCAGAAAGGAAGACTTTGATCTGCGAAGTCACATTGAAACAGCCGGTCACAACATAGAGACCTGTTACCACGTCTCCCTCACAGAGAAGACCTGCCGAGGCTTTCTGATTAAGATGGGAGGGaaaattaagacatggaaaaaacGATGGTTTGTTTTTGACAGAAACAAGAGAACTTTTACATACTATGCAG